In the genome of Nycticebus coucang isolate mNycCou1 chromosome 12, mNycCou1.pri, whole genome shotgun sequence, one region contains:
- the ZNF713 gene encoding zinc finger protein 713 isoform X3 encodes MLENYRNLVALGHQLYKPEVIAQLEQEEQWMLERNSPLDTHPDRKNQPEIKKSTLNQNISDGNPTCDMIMERLTGDSFWYSILGGLWDFDYQLEFNQENQQKHLGQLSLTHKKITQERTLECSKFTENYNLNSNLMHPRTSSIKIPLSFDTQGNNIKHNSDLIYYQGNYIREKPYEYNECGKIFNQHILLTNHIHTREKPSECEKAFSYNSSLTQPQIVLTGEKPYKCDECGKRFSQRIHLIQHQRIHTGEKPFICNECGKAFRQHSSFTQHLRIHTGEKPYKCNQCGKAFSRITSLTEHYRLHTGEKPYECSFCGKAFSQRTHLNQHERTHTGEKPYKCNECGKAFSQSAHLNQHRKIHIREKLSEYKYEKTLSHSPSFTQQHITHDGENHINL; translated from the exons GGCATCAACTTTATAAACCAGAGGTAATTGCTCAATTGGAGCAAGAGGAGCAGTGGATGCTAGAAAGAAACAGCCCACTGGACACTCATCCAG ACAGGAAGAAccaacctgaaataaaaaagtcaaCTCTAAACCAGAATATTTCTGATGGAAATCCAACCTGTGACATGATAATGGAGAGACTAACAGGAGACAGCTTCTGGTACTCCATCCTAGGAGGACTCTGGGACTTTGATTACCAATTAGAGTTTAACCAAGAAAACCAGCAGAAACATTTAGGACAACTATCTCTCACTCACAAGAAGATCACTCAGGAGAGAACCCTTGAATGCAGTAAATTTACAGAAAACTATAATCTGAACTCAAACCTTATGCATCCAAGAACTTCTTCAATTAAAATACCTCTTAGTTTTGACACACAAGGAAATAACATCAAACATAATTCAGACTTGATTTATTATCAGGGAAATTATATAAGAGAGAAGCCCTATGAATataatgaatgtggaaaaatcTTCAatcaacatattcttcttactaatcATATTCATACCAGAGAGAAACCCAGTGAATGTGAGAAGGCCTTCAGCTACAACTCATCTCTTACACAACCTCAGATAGTCCTTACAGGAGAGAAGCCCTATAAGTGTGATGAATGTGGAAAAAGATTCAGTCAGAGGATACATCTTattcaacatcagagaattcacacaggagaaaaaccttTTATAtgcaatgaatgtgggaaagcctttcgTCAACATTCATCTTTTACTCAACATctgagaattcatactggagagaagccctataaatgcaatcaatgtggtaaagcctttagCCGTATCACATCACTTACTGAACACTATAGacttcatactggagagaaaccttatgaatgtagtTTTTGTGGCAAAGCCTTCAGCCAGAGAACACATCTTAATCAACATGAGAGAactcatacaggagagaaaccctataaatgtaatgaatgtgggaaagcctttagcCAGAGTGCACACCTTAATCAACATAGGAAAATCCATATTCGGGAGAAACTGAGTGAATATAAGTATGAAAAAACATTAAGCCATAGTCCTTCCTTTACTCAGCAACATATAACTCATGATGGAGAAAaccatataaatttataa